In Betta splendens chromosome 19, fBetSpl5.4, whole genome shotgun sequence, the following proteins share a genomic window:
- the LOC114845670 gene encoding phenylethanolamine N-methyltransferase has product MLSGSKKRPLSRYRTMKLSSPKRRLTHDGEDTAARRYKRPLWGRRPPNQKAMGEKAAENGIAAMAACYQRFDPASYLKYNYTPPRADFGRDDSIVPWKLARLHRAFTEGDVRGDLLVDVGSGPTLYQVLSGCEVFSKVILTDFLEVNRQELRRWLRDEGGCSLDWTPYLQYVCQLEGRRPSAWTEKAAKLRQVVQDVLPIDVHCPQPVAPHGLPAAGADCLVSTFCLESVSPDLAAFTRALGHVGSLLRPGGHLLLIGALGESYYLGGPGVKIPVVPLNEAQVCASLVESGYTLIRLEVYTLPQDMRVGVDDVSGVFFVKAKKL; this is encoded by the exons ATGCTATCAGGCTCAAAAAAACGCCCGCTATCGCGCTATCGGACCATGAAACTCAGTAGCCCAAAGCGCAGACTTACACACGATGGTGAAGATACAGCAGCGCGCAGGTATAAAAGGCCTCTGTGGGGGCGGAGGCCACCAAACCAAAAGGCAATGGGAGAAAAGGCGGCAGAGAACGGCATCGCGGCCATGGCAGCCTGCTACCAGAGGTTCGACCCGGCGTCGTACCTGAAGTACAACTACACGCCGCCGCGGGCCGATTTCGGCAGAGACGACAGCATCGTGCCCTGGAAACTGGCGCGTCTGCACAGGGCCTTCACAGAAG GTGATGTGCGCGGCGACCTGTTGGTGGACGTGGGCTCGGGTCCCACGCTGTACCAGGTGCTGAGCGGCTGCGAGGTCTTCAGCAAGGTGATCCTCACGGACTTCCTGGAGGTCAACCGGCAGGAGCTGAGGCGCTGGCTCCGGGACGAGggcggctgcagcctggactGGACGCCGTACCTGCAGTACGTGTGTCAGCTGGAAGGACGAcg GCCGTCAGCATGGACAGAGAAAGCCGCAAAGCTGCGCCAGGTCGTCCAGGACGTGCTCCCCATCGACGTGCACTGCCCGCAGCCCGTCGCCCCCCACGGCCTTCCTGCTGCGGGGGCGGACTGCCTGGTGTCCACCTTCTGCCTGGAGAGCGTCAGTCCCGACCTGGCGGCCTTCACCAGGGCCCTGGGCCACGTCGGCAGCCTCCTGCGGCCCGGCGGCCACCTGCTGCTCATCGGAGCCCTGGGCGAGAGCTACTACCTGGGGGGCCCCGGGGTGAAGATCCCCGTGGTCCCGCTGAACGAGGCCCAGGTCTGTGCCAGTTTGGTGGAGAGCGGCTACACCCTGATCCGGCTGGAGGTCTACACGCTGCCCCAGGACATGAGGGTGGGCGTCGACGACGTGAGCGGGGTGTTTTTCGTGAAAGCAAAGAAGCTCTAA